AAGTAAATAAACTAATTCCcaattttcttccttccagAATCCATACCGGCGATCAGCCATTCCCGTGCATTGCATGCGGCGAAGGGTTCCGCACCAAGTCGGAGCTGAATGCACACAACCGTCACACGCACAGTGGTGTTAATCCGAACTCGGCCAACACCACCATCATTACGACCAACTCCGTGGTCACGTCGAAcgcgcaacagcaacaggctCAGGCACAaagtcaacagcagcaacagcatcagcaacagcacatCGATGTGAAACAGATCCAGCACTATCaaggccagcagcagcaggtgcAGGATGTTGCAAACGGCAACATCATCACGACGATCGCTGCCACCGGTCAAGGATCGCCTGAAACATCGCCAAAGCCTCAGTACGCTTGTCGTGAGTGTGGCAGTGCGTTCAACAGTCGGGAAGCGTTGGCGCTGCATCTTCGTCTCCATACCGGTGACAAGAGTCTCATGACCGATCTGTGTGCGCTAACTGCCGCGATACCGGGTCATCTGTTCCCGGCCGTCAATCAAGGTAGGTAAAGCGCGTGTGTTTGAAAAAAGGAGGGTTTCAGTTTTTTTAATTAGGATATTTTAAGAAAAATGAGTTTACCTTGAGGATAAAGTTTTCCATTAAGATACGTTAATACTAACAAATTTCAAAGTTATGGTTTTgtaacgaaaagaaaatctcGGCGAATTAATCATTTGTTATCGTATTGTTACTAAGTAATATAATACTACACAAAACTCATATgaatgaaacaacaacaaaatacttACTCATACACAATTTCACTTTCATGATTCCGGGCAGGTGTCAATggttgtttaatattttgttccTTCAGTGTTTCTTCACttgtacatattttattttgtttttatgttttttcttctctttttcatgttcttctaccaccaccactactactaccactaccaccaccacaactaccactaccactactactactactaccactactaatgttgtttttttttcctgttcacTATTTATAATTCCCTTTTCatcattattttctttttgcttggtgtgcattttgtttgaattttcatCAATTAACCATCTTAATACGCTTTTTACATTCAAAATAACGTTCTGATTAAATGCTTTCATGCTTTATTGCGACTGGTTAATTCAAATTCTTGCGCCGTCTTTGGGATTTAATGCATTTTGCGGCAacctttgttttaaaattgtctGTGATGGTTTAATGTAACTCTTGCAAAATCGCCTGTGCTCTTATAATTTCGTATACGTTTGTTACTATTGTGGCGATAAGAAATGAAAGTTGAATACCCGATGGTTGGCAACGCAGTGAACGGGGACACGATCATGGCAACAAATCCCGTAATACAGAACTCTTCCTTTCCAGTACAAATCATTACTTCCTCGGGGCAGGTGGTGCAGCAGCTGCAACCGCAAAGCCCTccccaacagcaacagcagcagcatcagcaacagctaCAACAGGCGCAGGTAGTACAGCAGCATCAAACACAAACCGtcgtgcagcagcaacagactcaacagcaacagattcagcaccagcaacagcagcagcaacaacagcagcagcagcaacagcaacaacaccagcaacagcagcagcagcagacggttGTGGTGGCACAGACCAAACCCAAATCACACTACTGCACCCACTGTGGCAAAGGATTTGCGGCCAAGCACGGACTGCTGCTGCACAATCGTCGCCATCCGAACGGTGGGTGTACCGTACGGACGCACGTCTGCGAGTGCGGTAAGGCTTTCTTCCAAAAGAACCATCTGATGCTGCACCAGCGCCAGCATCTGGAACAGAACCAACGTACTGGCGGTGGAGCGGGTGGAGCGGGTGGTGCTGGAACCGGTGGCCAGGCtggccagcaacaacagcaacaagcaTCCGCCGGTCAACAGCAACTGGTGGTGGTAAGTTCTTCCCACGCCGCGACTCGTATTACGAAACAATTCTTTTTATTAACTACCAAATTATTTGCTTGGCCTTTTGTAGATTCAGGCAACCAACCAGGACTCGTTggttcagcagcagcaacaacagcagcaggcggctgctgccgcagcacagcaacagcagcaacaggcgGCTGCTGCAGcggcccagcagcaacatcagctgcaacagcagcaagctCAACAGCAGGCGGTGGCagttcagcaacagcaagccCAGCAGCAGAACCAGAACAATCAGCATGCGATGCGCAATCTGGTTATTGCGAACCAGCCCGTGCAGGTATCTTATGTAAAGTTACATTGATGCTTCCCCTACACGAGTGTGTTGTTGTGGAACTTTTGGATGTAAAAACAGAGCAATAGCGATAGGGTAGATAGTGCATGGACCCATCATCTGTATGGGAAATGTACAGGTTTCCCCAGAATTTGTACCTTTGGGAAGTCCATCCATTTTTTCTTGGACATTTGTTGCTTGAGAGAAAGAGTTCGTTTTCGCTTTCAAAATGTTGATTCCCCGTGGAGGATGTCAAAGTATCAATTCCAGTATTGCTGCTTGTATAGTTCTGCGTGTGGAAGTATTTTGATCCGGATCTGCCTGGATATTCTGTAAATCTTTACCTTAACATTGTGCTTGCCTTTGTGTGCATGACTGTGTGTCATCGTAATCATCCGATACCAAATGGAGGAATGTGTTGGTACTAATCCAAATATTGTTTCCATCTTACTCCTGTCTTCCCATTTCGGCTAGGTACAGGTCCTGGAGGGTAACACAACCCAAGTAATCAAGTACGAGATCATCCACGACACGTCACGCCAGTCAAACGTTGAGTGAGAAGAGGCGATGCTCCGTATAACCAAACCGGATGGTACGGAGGAAATGAAGAAGGTATTCATACTGAAGAACGAGATGGGATGAAATTTGCTTCACAGTGGTGGCCCTGCTACTAGTGCCGCTGCTGTCGCTACCGCTAATGGCGGTGTTGTCGTTGCCGCACCCCATTCCTCTTCCCACGTTTCCTCCAGTGCCGCGGCGCCCGTCGCCGCCGTACCGTCGTCGACAGCCGGTGGCGAGATGGGAAAAGCtcatcaacaccatcatcaccatctgGTGGAGGGAACGGTGGAAGGCAGCGGTGGAGGAACAGGAGTAAGAGGACGAGCAGCAGGAGAGGGTCACTATATGGTGGCGCAGCATCACACCGCAGCAGCGGTGGTAGTACCGGGGGTCATTGAGGAGACAATTGAAGACGATAAGAGTAGCATCATAATTaaccatcagcatcagcaacagcaccaccattcatcccagcaacaacaacatcagcagcagcaccatcatcactaCCAAGCGCAACAACATCAGCGCCAGCAAGAGGTGGTGGTATCGGTTGGTCAGGCGGCGGCAAGCTTGATTTCACCAAGTGATCATCATAACTATGCTGCTACCGTGACCGATACGCGTCTCGTTTCCACCAGCACTAGCGCCACCTATCATACGtaccatcatcaacatcatcatcatcatcagcagcagcagcaccttcATCACACATCCGTTGTGACCCTCCAACAGTCTGGGGCAGCAACGGCCGGTGCGGGTGGTGTTGTAGCTGATGTTAGCGGTGCAACCACCGGTCCAGATCAACATCTGCAGGACGTTGTCGTTTCGACGGCTGGTATCGTTAAGCATGAGAAATTCTAAGGAAAGTGAATCCTCGATCCACGATCGAACGGGTATGCAGCGTTGCATACGTCACTAATGTAGGTAATGCgaaaatttagttttttttagggTATATTATTTTATGAACTTCAATCCTCCTTGAGAGAGATGCATCTTACAGACGAACTTGCATTGTCTCAGGACATTAAGCACCATGTGGAGTCATCTCTGTTGTGTTTCCTCGGTTACACTGCAAAGGCTCTTGTTCTTTAGACGTCGAATTTATACaaatattctatttttattgctATCTTTTGAGCTTTTATTCATAACTAAAACTTTTTCCTAGTTTGTATATTGATCCAGTGCTTAACGAAACagaacaagaaaagaaacaaaaccggcCAAAAGGATGGTAACCTTTCAACAATTCAACAATTCATATTTGAAACCCATTAAGCAATGTCGGTTTACTTCGACTATTATTATTGATTCTTTTCACCTTTTCTTATTTTGTAtgcgatttttgtgctttttccGAATAATCATCTATTCCCACCAAAACCAAGTTTGATAAGGTCAGTAAAGATCGTGCTAATCGAAAAAAATCTATAATCTGTAAAGAATTGTATGTTATATTACATATACATAAGCACTGCGTCATCGCAATCCTAACCAATGTATAACGAATGTCGGATAGTAGAAGGGAAACAAAATGATTTGAACAGATGAAACAGCTAATACTTTTCTTATGGAGATAACAGGAAGCGAACGAATGGGTTTTGAGCGAGAATTTAGGATGATTTCTGTATAAAACCAGATTAAACTTGGATAAATCATGATCGTGCTGCACTATCGGTCGATAGCTTACTGCTTcgactgttgtttttttttatttgtataatACTTGATCATCAATTTACACACTTTTTTGCGCCACATATATGTGTCCGTAATTGTACAGTGAAGTGAAGTTAAATCGTGAAAATTTATCCGTAAGACGAATGGTGGTAATTACTGTTTATTGGGGGGGTAGATATGTAAAGTAGGCAAACAGTTGTAAAAAGAATTAAATGCAAGGTAATAAGTAATCTTCTGTGTCGACTGCTGAACATCATGAAAAGCGTAATTAGACGTACAATTTGGAACATAGTTTTTACGAGAGACTAtgtacttgttttttttttaaagccaGAATCGGAGGTGCACGTGAATGCATGGATTAAAAGTAACAAAAGAAAGCAACCGAAAACACGTTTGTATCTATGGAATGAAGGATAATTTAGAAAACAgctgtgtatatgtgtgtgcattaaatttcaaaaatcaTGCCATAGTTTTTCCGCTGAAGTTGAAGTTTGTACATAGGAAAAGAACGCGTTAAGCCTTCTACAATCTGTTGCGATCAAGAAGCGAAGGTTAATAAATGCAAGAAATAGATAATAGCTTCACGCGCCACATGCTGCATTCACACTGTTCACTAGCATTGAATGTTATCAATGCAAAAtcgtataaaaacacacacaaacacacacactccccaAACCTCCGGAGATCACCATTTTCTGTATTAGATCGTGGCCATAGCAAGAGAGGAATATTTAGTAGAACGAAACAAGATCGTATCGTGGGTTTATGTTTAAGTAAAATGCTTGATTTCGGCTTACGTTCCCAGTCCTATTTAGTGAGGCAGTTACTGTTTTAAATGGGAAACATTGATGGTTTAGAACGAGGTTCACCTATCGTGCGTACAAGGACAGGAACGAAGAAATGCATCGTGTGTTAATTCCTAATCGTTTGATTCCTGATTtactattattttaattttgcaatTATCTCTTTGTATAACCTCACTATCCCCTGAGGTATACTAAGTTGTCCGATGACATACGACGTACACATATTGATAtgcaattaaatattaatattagcCATACGTACCTTTTGATGAAGCATTTGAGTTTGAAGCAAAAGCGTTTAGAACGAGAACTTCTCACATTGAAAGTGTAAGCAAACGGTCTGCAGGAGAAAGTAGGAACACGAAACAAAGAATTCGCTTAGTAGATTATTTGAATTGGTACTACTTTTCATTAGTTTAGTTAAAAGGAATTcacatattttatattataaatGAGCGTTTGCGTAGCTTTTGGTTAGTTACAGAAAGTTAGTCACAAAATAGACCCGCCCAAAACATCctcttcgtttgtttgttttcttttttagtgGGCTGTTGCAACAACTTTTAACACATCTCCTAGTATATAGGAACTAAGATTTCTCTATTGCGCGCACGCTTCGAAATGGGCACAAACAATAAGAATGGTTATGGCAATTtgtaaatgttaaaaaataacgCTATGGGGGAaagcaacaaacgaaacaaaggcAAACCGGCGGGAGTGTGTGTAATTGTATATGAAATGATGATAAGAACGATCGTGTACTAAAAAACTGCATAAAGTTGTAAATCGAAGGGCTTCTAAAGCCGTTaggattaaaacaaaacacacatattAGCACGATAAGAGGGAACGACGCGACGgacgtgtgtgttttggtaaGAAATGGTAAAGCATAACTGGTCAAATTAAAGCGCTTACATAGTGTGCAACAGACAGTAATGTTGAATAATGAGCGTGAAGGGATCGCGCATCCCCAGTACTACTGCACGTGTGTCCCG
The Anopheles moucheti chromosome 2, idAnoMoucSN_F20_07, whole genome shotgun sequence genome window above contains:
- the LOC128310827 gene encoding zinc finger protein 17 isoform X1, which gives rise to MCAAQTNAPASFNYAWGFQENQRADSVVEISQNINYTVGDGTSTMPYLQLPDGASILLKDGKGAISHAGGKSVRRMILVNDSSALPQGTQRIIATSGAASAVSTGHAKKHEVIPNGQIDSKTKTILTTSGAGAFMSPIGPIQLTAEECNDILMKRAAAAVAANNQHAITNNNDGQHTSISVQVQKVIQGLEEGDDSQATTSNHQMKIEPTLSISPKLEAVEMDYNEYVQQEATTPTPNVVPKERPYSCDQCGKSFLLKHHLTTHARVHTGERPHVCVHCGKDFAHKHCLNTHLLLHSTERPYQCQECKKSFTLKHHLLTHSRVHSRERPFVCDQCGRSFPLKRHLVTHSKFHAGERPYVCADCGESFAQDEHLVMHSRFHGSVNPFHCRDCGATFPRKFQLVNHGKIHGRVPHSCTLCGKEFLQKRTLAAHMRIHTGDQPFPCIACGEGFRTKSELNAHNRHTHSGVNPNSANTTIITTNSVVTSNAQQQQAQAQSQQQQQHQQQHIDVKQIQHYQGQQQQVQDVANGNIITTIAATGQGSPETSPKPQYACRECGSAFNSREALALHLRLHTGDKSLMTDLCALTAAIPGHLFPAVNQVQIITSSGQVVQQLQPQSPPQQQQQQHQQQLQQAQVVQQHQTQTVVQQQQTQQQQIQHQQQQQQQQQQQQQQQHQQQQQQQTVVVAQTKPKSHYCTHCGKGFAAKHGLLLHNRRHPNGGCTVRTHVCECGKAFFQKNHLMLHQRQHLEQNQRTGGGAGGAGGAGTGGQAGQQQQQQASAGQQQLVVIQATNQDSLVQQQQQQQQAAAAAAQQQQQQAAAAAAQQQHQLQQQQAQQQAVAVQQQQAQQQNQNNQHAMRNLVIANQPVQVQVLEGNTTQVIKYEIIHDTSRQSNVE
- the LOC128310827 gene encoding zinc finger protein 17 isoform X2, with the translated sequence MCAAQTNAPASFNYAWGFQENQRADSVVEISQNINYTVGDGTSTLPDGASILLKDGKGAISHAGGKSVRRMILVNDSSALPQGTQRIIATSGAASAVSTGHAKKHEVIPNGQIDSKTKTILTTSGAGAFMSPIGPIQLTAEECNDILMKRAAAAVAANNQHAITNNNDGQHTSISVQVQKVIQGLEEGDDSQATTSNHQMKIEPTLSISPKLEAVEMDYNEYVQQEATTPTPNVVPKERPYSCDQCGKSFLLKHHLTTHARVHTGERPHVCVHCGKDFAHKHCLNTHLLLHSTERPYQCQECKKSFTLKHHLLTHSRVHSRERPFVCDQCGRSFPLKRHLVTHSKFHAGERPYVCADCGESFAQDEHLVMHSRFHGSVNPFHCRDCGATFPRKFQLVNHGKIHGRVPHSCTLCGKEFLQKRTLAAHMRIHTGDQPFPCIACGEGFRTKSELNAHNRHTHSGVNPNSANTTIITTNSVVTSNAQQQQAQAQSQQQQQHQQQHIDVKQIQHYQGQQQQVQDVANGNIITTIAATGQGSPETSPKPQYACRECGSAFNSREALALHLRLHTGDKSLMTDLCALTAAIPGHLFPAVNQVQIITSSGQVVQQLQPQSPPQQQQQQHQQQLQQAQVVQQHQTQTVVQQQQTQQQQIQHQQQQQQQQQQQQQQQHQQQQQQQTVVVAQTKPKSHYCTHCGKGFAAKHGLLLHNRRHPNGGCTVRTHVCECGKAFFQKNHLMLHQRQHLEQNQRTGGGAGGAGGAGTGGQAGQQQQQQASAGQQQLVVIQATNQDSLVQQQQQQQQAAAAAAQQQQQQAAAAAAQQQHQLQQQQAQQQAVAVQQQQAQQQNQNNQHAMRNLVIANQPVQVQVLEGNTTQVIKYEIIHDTSRQSNVE